In Terriglobales bacterium, the genomic stretch CTGGCGCAAGACTTGCTTCAAGCCGTTGGCGCCGGTATCGACGGGAAGGGGCTCGGTGCGCTGTGCGGGAGCGGAAGCGCAGGAAAGCGTCAGGAACAAAGCAACATTTCCGATGAGCAACGCGGGCCTTCGGCCGGGCAATCGTCCTCCCCACATGTCTGGAAACCCGAAGATGTTAACAGCTTTGAAGGATTTGACGCGCCGACGCGGATTTCGGCGCGCTTACGTCGAATAGTCGGCGTTGATGTGGACGTACTCGGAGGTCAGGTCCGAGGTCAGCAGTCGCACCCGGCCCCGCCCGCCGCCCACGCGCACGCGGATGTCGTACTGCGGCCGAAGCATGTAGCTGTGGGCGGAGTCCTCGCTGAACTCCCCCTTAGCGCCCTGGCGGCAGACCTGGTGGGGGCCAATGAAGATGTCCACCTTGGCCGGATCCACGGCGATGCCGGAGCGGCCGACGGCGGCGAGGATGCGTCCCCAGTTGGGGTCGGCGCCGGCCCACGCGGTCTTCACCAGCATCGAAGTCGCGATCGTGTTGGCGATGGCGTGAGCTTCAGCATCCGTCCGGGCGCCCTCGACCGACAGCCGGATGACGTGCTTCACGCCCTCGCCGTCGGCCACGATCTGTTCTGCCAGCGACTGGCAGACGTCGCTGAGAGCCTCGGCGAATCGCTTCCGAGTCCGACTGTCCAGCTTGATGCCACTGGCGCCGCTGGCCAGAAGCAGGAGGGTGTCGTTGGTCGAGGTGTCGCCATCCACCGAGATGCAGTTGAAGCTTGAACCGCAGGCCTCGACAAGTGCAGCGCCAAGCTGCGCCGAGACGGCGTCGATGTCGGTGAAGAGGTAGGCCAGCATGGTCGCCATGTTCGGGTGGATCATGCCCGCGCCCTTGGCCACGCCGGTGACGGTCACGGCTTCGCGGCCGTCGCGGAACGTAGCACTGGCGATCTTGGGGCGGGTGTCGGTGGTCATGATGGCCTGCTCGAATTGCTGCAGGGCGACGCCGGAAGACGCCAGCCCGGAGACCACCTGCGGCAGTGCGGCGCGGATCTTCTCCACCGGCAGGGGCACGCCGATGATCCCGGTGGAAGAAGGGAAGATGAATTCCGGCGCCGCCTGAAGCACCTTTCCCAACTGGCCGCACACGGCTCGGGTGGCGGCCATCCCTCCGGCCCCGGTAGCGCAGTTTGCGTTGCCGCTGTTGACGATCACCGCGCGCACGCGTCCGCGGGTCTTCTTCAGATGCTCGCGCCCGACGATGAGCGGCGCGGCGACGACGCGATTACGGGTGAAGAGCGCGGCGGCGTTGGCGCCTCGCGGGGCTTCAGCGAGAGCGAGGTCTGGCTTCCCACTGGCCTTGATGCCGGCGCATCCGGCGGAGAAGACGAACCCGCGAGGCACTCGCAGGTCAGACATCAGTTGAGGATCCTTAAGCCGTTCCGAGCTTGCGGGAATGATGGAGCTTCAACCTTGTCGCTCGGGCCGAGAATGGCGAAGTTCGGCAGCTCTCCGCGCACCATTGCGATCTCGTCGCAGGCATGGAGCTTGGGGCAGAACTGGCAGTCGCGGTAGGCCTTGTCGGGCAGGCTCTCGCGCTCGGCGATGCGAAAGCCGAGGCGGGCGAAGAACTCCGGGATCTTGGTGAACAGGCAGATACAGGTGACGCGATGGTGCTCGGCCTCGGCCAGCAGAGCGTCCACCAGCAGCCGGCCGGCACCTTTGCCGCGGTAGGTCTTGCGGATGGTGATGGAGCGGATCTCCGCCAGGTGCAAGCCGTAGAGGTGCAGGGCTCCGCAGCCGACCACCCGGCCTTTGTCCTCGGCCACCATGAAATCGCGGATGTTCTCGCAGATCTCGGGCAGCGAGCGCGGGATCAGGCTGGAGCCGGTGACCTCGGCGGAGATCAGGCGCTCGATCTGCGAGGCGTCGGTGAGCACCGCGCTACGCACCAACATGCGCCG encodes the following:
- the argJ gene encoding bifunctional glutamate N-acetyltransferase/amino-acid acetyltransferase ArgJ; the protein is MSDLRVPRGFVFSAGCAGIKASGKPDLALAEAPRGANAAALFTRNRVVAAPLIVGREHLKKTRGRVRAVIVNSGNANCATGAGGMAATRAVCGQLGKVLQAAPEFIFPSSTGIIGVPLPVEKIRAALPQVVSGLASSGVALQQFEQAIMTTDTRPKIASATFRDGREAVTVTGVAKGAGMIHPNMATMLAYLFTDIDAVSAQLGAALVEACGSSFNCISVDGDTSTNDTLLLLASGASGIKLDSRTRKRFAEALSDVCQSLAEQIVADGEGVKHVIRLSVEGARTDAEAHAIANTIATSMLVKTAWAGADPNWGRILAAVGRSGIAVDPAKVDIFIGPHQVCRQGAKGEFSEDSAHSYMLRPQYDIRVRVGGGRGRVRLLTSDLTSEYVHINADYST
- a CDS encoding N-acetyltransferase; translation: MLVRSAVLTDASQIERLISAEVTGSSLIPRSLPEICENIRDFMVAEDKGRVVGCGALHLYGLHLAEIRSITIRKTYRGKGAGRLLVDALLAEAEHHRVTCICLFTKIPEFFARLGFRIAERESLPDKAYRDCQFCPKLHACDEIAMVRGELPNFAILGPSDKVEAPSFPQARNGLRILN